A DNA window from Streptomyces canus contains the following coding sequences:
- a CDS encoding DUF3500 domain-containing protein — MSRERTSQARKRRTWRTVAGVAAGVVLVGGGFVAANAATTTDTKTAAHFAVNKKATGVGAVVSAANAFLNTLDSDQQSETVLDFSQANATAWSNLPCGGNCRPGIRTGSLSDDQLSALQNVLKVALGSGKDTGYEHVMQTLKADDVLASAQSTSSSSAAPTDAPSADPTASPTATDVPTGTPPSGGPGGGGGAGGGGYGSGVYYLAFLGTPSATGTWQLHFGGHHLAVNVTYKDGKVAGASPFFSGVEPTTWTADDGTTYSPMAKFRDGLLKVTSSLTTEQLATAKLSESFSDVLLGPGKDGQFPATKEGIKVSALSAKQKKLVLEAIHPWVADVDDATAKKLMKTYERELNQTYVSYSGGTGLDTQGDYVRIDGPSVWIEFVCQDGVVYRDQIHYHTVYRDHTRDYGSEFSFS, encoded by the coding sequence GTGAGCAGGGAAAGAACCAGTCAGGCGCGCAAGCGGCGCACATGGCGGACCGTGGCCGGAGTCGCCGCCGGTGTCGTCCTCGTCGGTGGTGGATTCGTGGCGGCGAACGCCGCGACCACCACCGACACGAAGACGGCGGCCCACTTCGCGGTGAACAAGAAGGCCACCGGCGTCGGCGCCGTGGTCAGCGCCGCCAACGCGTTCCTCAACACGCTGGACTCCGACCAGCAGTCCGAGACGGTCCTGGACTTCAGCCAGGCCAACGCGACCGCCTGGTCGAACCTGCCGTGCGGCGGCAACTGCCGCCCCGGCATCCGGACCGGCTCGCTGTCCGACGACCAACTCAGCGCGCTCCAGAACGTGTTGAAGGTGGCCCTGGGGTCCGGCAAGGACACCGGCTACGAGCACGTCATGCAGACTCTGAAGGCCGACGACGTGCTCGCCTCCGCACAGAGCACCAGCTCCTCCTCCGCCGCCCCGACGGACGCCCCCTCGGCCGACCCGACGGCCAGTCCCACGGCCACGGACGTTCCGACCGGCACGCCCCCCTCGGGCGGTCCCGGAGGCGGCGGCGGTGCCGGCGGTGGGGGTTACGGCAGCGGCGTCTACTACCTGGCGTTCCTCGGCACCCCCTCGGCGACCGGCACCTGGCAGCTGCACTTCGGCGGCCACCACCTCGCCGTGAACGTCACCTACAAGGACGGCAAGGTCGCCGGTGCCAGCCCGTTCTTCAGCGGCGTCGAGCCCACCACATGGACCGCCGACGACGGCACCACCTACTCCCCGATGGCGAAGTTCCGCGACGGCCTGCTCAAGGTGACGAGCAGCCTGACCACCGAGCAGCTGGCCACCGCCAAGCTGTCCGAGTCCTTCAGTGACGTTCTGCTCGGCCCGGGCAAGGACGGCCAGTTCCCGGCGACCAAGGAGGGCATCAAGGTCAGCGCTCTGTCGGCAAAGCAGAAGAAGCTGGTCCTGGAGGCCATCCATCCCTGGGTCGCCGACGTGGACGACGCCACGGCGAAAAAGCTCATGAAGACGTACGAGCGGGAGCTGAACCAGACCTACGTCAGCTACTCCGGCGGCACCGGCCTGGACACCCAGGGCGACTACGTCCGGATCGACGGCCCCAGCGTGTGGATCGAGTTCGTCTGCCAGGACGGCGTGGTCTACCGGGACCAGATCCACTACCACACCGTGTACCGGGACCACACCCGCGACTACGGCAGCGAGTTCTCCTTCTCATGA
- a CDS encoding HupE/UreJ family protein has protein sequence MTGPRNWLTTALRWVAGIAIAVPATLLLGASPAAAHPMPHSVVQLDVYEHSVSGRLELPLDDFARASGIEVSEKTLSARTGAVRAYLVQHIRPTATDGSTWQVTVGRPILSRAVQTDTGRYRELVVRAVLTPPAGTDVRHFTFGYDVIVHQVITHTALVTVRQDWSAGQVDGEGTTQVGTIRVDTRTMKVPALKVDLAAGSAWRGFVAMVELGGDHILTGTDHLLFLLILLLPAPLAASGGRWNGLVGARKALGRIGRITLAFTAGHSAALAATALGHLDIPAWPVEAFIAASILVGAIHAVRPLFPGKEALVAGVFGLGHGMAFSFVLAEMRLTAGQLATSLLGFNLGIELVQLLLVCLALPSLLVLARLRVQPALRLTGAVLTGTAALGWLADRLGLSNPAARAADSAGSHTTVLLAALVATAVSAVAWTLFARRRAPADPVLVV, from the coding sequence ATGACCGGACCGCGAAACTGGCTGACCACAGCGCTGCGCTGGGTTGCCGGGATCGCGATCGCGGTACCGGCGACGCTCCTGCTCGGGGCGTCGCCGGCCGCCGCGCATCCGATGCCGCACTCGGTGGTGCAGCTCGACGTGTACGAGCACTCGGTCTCGGGCCGCCTGGAACTGCCCCTCGACGACTTCGCCCGCGCCAGCGGGATCGAGGTGTCCGAGAAGACGCTGAGTGCCCGAACCGGGGCCGTCCGCGCCTACCTGGTCCAGCACATCCGACCCACCGCCACCGACGGCAGCACCTGGCAGGTCACCGTCGGCCGCCCGATCCTGAGCCGGGCCGTGCAGACCGACACCGGCCGGTACCGCGAGCTGGTCGTCCGGGCCGTGCTCACCCCGCCGGCCGGCACTGACGTACGGCACTTCACCTTCGGCTACGACGTCATCGTCCACCAGGTCATCACCCACACCGCGCTGGTAACGGTCCGTCAGGACTGGTCGGCCGGTCAGGTCGACGGTGAGGGCACCACGCAGGTCGGCACGATCCGTGTCGACACCCGGACCATGAAGGTGCCGGCCCTGAAGGTCGACCTGGCCGCGGGCAGCGCATGGCGGGGCTTCGTCGCCATGGTCGAACTCGGTGGCGACCACATCCTCACCGGCACCGACCATCTGCTGTTCCTGCTCATCCTGCTGCTGCCCGCCCCGCTGGCGGCGAGCGGAGGGCGCTGGAACGGTCTGGTGGGCGCGAGGAAAGCCCTGGGCCGCATCGGCCGCATCACGCTCGCCTTCACCGCCGGCCACTCCGCCGCACTGGCCGCCACCGCGCTCGGCCACCTCGACATCCCCGCCTGGCCGGTCGAGGCGTTCATCGCGGCGAGCATCCTGGTCGGCGCGATCCATGCCGTCCGGCCGCTCTTCCCGGGCAAGGAGGCACTCGTGGCCGGGGTCTTCGGGCTCGGCCACGGCATGGCGTTCTCCTTCGTGCTCGCCGAGATGCGGCTGACCGCGGGCCAGTTGGCGACCAGCCTCCTCGGCTTCAACCTCGGCATCGAACTGGTCCAGCTCCTGCTGGTGTGCCTCGCCCTGCCGTCCCTGCTGGTCCTGGCCCGCCTCAGGGTCCAGCCCGCCCTGCGGCTGACCGGCGCGGTGCTCACCGGCACGGCGGCTCTCGGCTGGCTCGCCGACCGTCTCGGCCTGTCCAACCCCGCGGCCCGGGCCGCCGACAGCGCCGGATCCCATACGACGGTGCTGCTGGCCGCGCTCGTGGCGACCGCGGTGTCCGCCGTGGCCTGGACGCTGTTCGCCCGCCGCCGGGCCCCGGCCGACCCTGTCCTGGTGGTCTGA
- a CDS encoding helix-turn-helix domain-containing protein: MDAEIWTKELGRPGSTRELGAVRLSAVRCPATELPGGGTGAPGGHRYHLTLLLGGALALDQEDRSARPGPGDLVLVDGGRPFRLALTAPRNVLVTAHLPVVPGDPAQCVARTIGGRQGLGALVSGLLTGLARDTTFYRPADERRLGVAVLELTGALLDQGRPDPAPQPLLPRIQAYVLAHLGDGPLTPDDVAAAHHISTRYLHRLFQRQGLTVAAWIKTQRLERCRRDLADPRLAHLPVHAVAARWGFAQPADFSRAFRTAYRISPTCFRGRSLPTNSARAANDRHLTAQQTHG, encoded by the coding sequence ATGGACGCGGAGATCTGGACCAAGGAGCTGGGCAGACCGGGCAGCACAAGGGAGTTGGGCGCGGTACGGCTGTCCGCCGTGCGGTGCCCGGCGACGGAGTTACCGGGCGGCGGGACGGGCGCACCGGGCGGCCACCGCTACCACCTCACGCTGCTGCTGGGGGGTGCGCTGGCGCTGGACCAGGAGGACAGGTCGGCGCGGCCCGGCCCCGGGGACCTGGTGCTGGTGGACGGGGGCCGGCCCTTCCGGCTGGCCCTCACCGCGCCCCGGAACGTGCTGGTCACCGCCCACCTCCCGGTCGTTCCCGGTGATCCGGCGCAGTGCGTGGCGCGCACGATCGGCGGACGGCAGGGGCTGGGCGCCCTGGTCTCCGGGCTCCTGACGGGACTGGCCCGGGACACCACCTTCTACCGGCCCGCCGACGAGCGCCGGCTGGGCGTGGCCGTACTCGAACTCACCGGCGCGTTACTGGACCAGGGACGCCCGGACCCCGCCCCTCAGCCGCTCCTCCCGCGCATCCAGGCGTACGTCCTGGCGCACCTGGGCGACGGCCCTCTCACGCCCGACGACGTGGCCGCCGCGCATCACATCTCCACCCGCTATCTGCACCGCCTCTTCCAGCGCCAGGGCCTGACCGTGGCCGCCTGGATCAAGACGCAGCGGCTGGAGCGGTGCCGGCGCGACCTGGCCGATCCGCGGCTGGCCCACCTCCCCGTCCATGCCGTCGCGGCCCGCTGGGGATTCGCCCAACCTGCCGATTTCAGCAGGGCGTTCCGCACCGCCTACAGGATCTCCCCCACCTGTTTCCGGGGACGCTCCCTGCCAACAAACAGTGCGCGCGCTGCCAACGACAGGCACCTCACGGCTCAGCAGACTCACGGATAA
- a CDS encoding peptidoglycan-binding protein, whose product MGSVSGMLAQMRALIGTGEYPPGSNSNKITDWYGFDDAWCDMTVSYAAAHSDNLSAVCGKFAYTVAHANAFKAKGRWHYGLGGIRPGDIVFFDWNGSRSISRIDHVGVVEAVHSNGTITTIEGNTSNKCMRHSRNSACVVGYGRPGYGDASPLPPTDGILRKGSKGAAVKTLQKNLNTVMKSGLVVDGDFGPATDTAVRAFQKKYGLTVDGQYGPASAAVMKSALKGGTKPIPPTPRPPAAGKLKVDGEFGPATCAAMQRALNKHGAKLSVDGGFGPLTKKALQSYLKVAADGVVGPNTVKALQKKVGSGVDGKWGADTTRHLQTALNAGTF is encoded by the coding sequence ATGGGATCCGTCTCGGGGATGCTCGCGCAGATGCGCGCCCTCATCGGCACCGGTGAGTACCCGCCCGGCTCGAACAGCAACAAGATCACCGACTGGTACGGCTTCGACGACGCATGGTGCGACATGACCGTCAGCTACGCCGCCGCCCACTCGGACAACCTCAGCGCGGTCTGCGGCAAGTTCGCCTACACGGTCGCGCACGCCAACGCCTTCAAGGCGAAGGGCCGTTGGCACTACGGGCTCGGCGGGATCCGCCCGGGCGACATCGTCTTCTTCGACTGGAACGGCAGCCGGTCCATCAGCAGGATCGACCACGTCGGCGTCGTCGAGGCGGTGCACTCCAACGGCACCATCACCACCATCGAGGGCAACACCAGCAACAAGTGCATGCGCCACAGCCGCAACTCCGCCTGCGTGGTGGGCTACGGCCGCCCCGGCTACGGCGACGCGAGCCCGCTGCCGCCCACCGACGGCATCCTGCGCAAGGGCTCCAAGGGCGCGGCGGTCAAGACGCTCCAGAAGAACCTGAACACCGTCATGAAGTCCGGACTGGTCGTCGACGGCGACTTCGGTCCGGCCACCGACACCGCCGTACGGGCCTTCCAGAAGAAGTACGGCCTGACGGTCGACGGTCAGTACGGGCCGGCGTCGGCCGCGGTGATGAAGTCCGCGCTGAAGGGCGGCACCAAGCCGATCCCGCCCACCCCGCGCCCGCCGGCCGCCGGAAAGCTCAAGGTGGACGGCGAGTTCGGGCCGGCGACCTGCGCGGCGATGCAGCGCGCCCTGAACAAGCACGGGGCCAAGCTGAGCGTGGACGGTGGCTTCGGACCGTTGACGAAGAAGGCCCTGCAGAGCTATCTGAAGGTCGCCGCGGACGGGGTCGTCGGGCCCAACACGGTCAAGGCCCTCCAGAAGAAGGTGGGTTCGGGAGTCGACGGCAAGTGGGGTGCGGACACCACCCGCCACCTCCAGACGGCTCTGAACGCCGGCACGTTCTGA
- a CDS encoding SCO4225 family membrane protein, whose translation MNGSRYFRNPLALGYLLLVAAVLCWVGVDALFVEHADASLAGVWAFLVTAPASLLFVMLPEAWAWAGIALGAVVNAAVLGAAYRSVTGRLHPTA comes from the coding sequence ATGAACGGCTCGCGCTACTTCCGCAACCCGCTCGCTCTCGGCTACCTGCTCCTCGTGGCCGCCGTCCTCTGCTGGGTCGGCGTGGACGCGCTGTTCGTCGAACACGCCGACGCGAGCCTCGCCGGCGTCTGGGCGTTCCTTGTCACGGCCCCGGCCTCGCTGCTGTTCGTGATGCTGCCGGAAGCGTGGGCGTGGGCCGGGATCGCCCTGGGGGCCGTGGTGAACGCGGCGGTGCTCGGGGCGGCGTACCGGAGCGTCACGGGCCGCCTGCACCCCACGGCCTGA
- a CDS encoding GntR family transcriptional regulator: protein MPGSSNGSVTRSTLRQQIADALRDEVLAGRLQPGQEFTVKEIAEQYGVSATPVREALVDLSAQGLLEADQHRGFHVHEYSLDDFRGMIEARSLVTDGMFQALDAGHRILQELDEPRTAAAVAGVRRRGEEAQRAAVAGDLTVLIGYDLRFWRELSVLFGNPYLADFLHRLRVQTWVCTVQHLRRLTDLRGSLWSRHPEVADALYRRDTGTARKLLAAYNGHYLTLIEGLTAD from the coding sequence ATGCCCGGCAGCAGCAACGGTTCCGTCACCCGCAGTACGCTGCGGCAGCAGATCGCGGACGCGCTGCGGGACGAGGTGCTGGCCGGGCGGCTCCAGCCGGGGCAGGAGTTCACGGTGAAGGAGATCGCCGAGCAGTACGGCGTCTCCGCCACCCCGGTGCGTGAGGCCCTCGTCGATCTGTCGGCGCAGGGGCTCCTGGAGGCCGACCAGCACCGGGGCTTTCATGTGCACGAGTACTCCCTCGACGACTTCCGCGGCATGATCGAAGCCCGCAGTCTGGTCACGGACGGCATGTTCCAGGCACTCGACGCCGGCCACCGCATCCTCCAGGAGCTCGACGAGCCCCGTACCGCCGCGGCCGTGGCGGGCGTACGGCGGCGCGGCGAGGAGGCCCAGCGGGCCGCCGTCGCGGGCGACCTGACCGTACTGATCGGCTACGACCTGCGCTTCTGGCGCGAGCTGAGCGTCCTGTTCGGCAACCCCTACCTCGCCGACTTCCTGCACCGGCTGCGCGTCCAGACCTGGGTGTGCACGGTCCAGCACCTGCGCCGGCTCACCGATCTGCGCGGCAGCCTGTGGTCCCGGCACCCCGAGGTCGCCGACGCCCTGTACCGGCGGGACACCGGGACCGCCCGCAAGCTCCTCGCCGCCTACAACGGCCACTATCTGACCCTCATCGAGGGCCTCACCGCCGACTGA
- a CDS encoding aspartate aminotransferase family protein has protein sequence MTPQPHPEVGAAVKAADRAHVFHSWSAQELIDPLAVAGAEGSYFWDYDGNRYLDFTSGLVYTNIGYQHPKVVAAIQEQAAHLTTFAPAFAIEARSEAARLIAERTPGDLDKIFFTNGGADAVEHAVRMARLHTGRPKVLSAYRSYHGGTQQAVNLTGDPRRWASDSASAGVVHFWAPFLYRSRFYAETEEQETARALEHLETTIAFEGPATVAAIILESIPGTAGIMVPPPGYLAGVREICDTYGIVFILDEVMAGFGRTGEWFAADLFDVTPDLMTFAKGVNSGYVPLGGVAISGAVAETFGKRPYPGGLTYSGHPLACAAAVATINVMAEEGVVDNAKHLGTAVMEPALRELAERHPSVGEVRGVGMFWALELVKNRETREPLVPYNAAGEANAPMAAFGAAAKKQGVWPFVNMNRTHVVPPCNVSEAELKEGLAALDSALSVADEYTE, from the coding sequence ATGACCCCTCAGCCCCACCCCGAGGTCGGCGCCGCCGTGAAGGCCGCGGACCGTGCTCATGTGTTCCACTCCTGGTCCGCGCAGGAGCTCATCGACCCGCTCGCCGTCGCCGGTGCGGAGGGGTCGTACTTCTGGGACTACGACGGGAACCGCTATCTCGACTTCACCAGCGGGCTCGTCTACACCAACATCGGCTACCAGCATCCGAAGGTCGTCGCCGCGATACAGGAGCAGGCCGCGCACCTGACGACGTTCGCGCCCGCCTTCGCGATCGAGGCGCGGTCGGAGGCGGCCCGGCTGATCGCCGAGCGGACGCCCGGGGACCTGGACAAGATCTTCTTCACCAACGGCGGTGCCGACGCCGTCGAGCACGCCGTCCGGATGGCGCGGCTGCACACCGGGCGGCCCAAGGTGCTGTCCGCCTACCGGTCGTACCACGGCGGCACCCAGCAGGCCGTCAACCTCACCGGGGATCCGCGGCGCTGGGCCTCCGACAGCGCCTCCGCCGGGGTCGTGCACTTCTGGGCGCCCTTCCTCTACCGGTCCCGCTTCTACGCCGAGACGGAGGAGCAGGAGACCGCGCGGGCGCTGGAGCACCTGGAGACGACCATCGCCTTCGAGGGGCCGGCCACCGTCGCCGCGATCATCCTGGAGTCCATCCCCGGCACCGCGGGGATCATGGTCCCGCCGCCCGGCTACCTCGCCGGTGTCCGCGAGATCTGCGACACGTACGGGATCGTCTTCATCCTGGACGAGGTCATGGCCGGGTTCGGGCGCACCGGTGAGTGGTTCGCCGCCGACCTGTTCGACGTCACCCCCGACCTGATGACCTTCGCCAAGGGCGTCAACAGCGGATACGTGCCGCTCGGCGGGGTCGCCATCTCCGGCGCCGTCGCGGAGACCTTCGGCAAGCGGCCCTACCCGGGCGGCCTCACCTACTCCGGGCACCCCCTCGCCTGCGCCGCCGCCGTCGCGACGATCAACGTCATGGCGGAGGAGGGCGTCGTCGACAACGCCAAGCACCTCGGTACGGCCGTCATGGAGCCCGCGCTCCGGGAGCTCGCCGAGCGGCACCCGAGCGTCGGCGAGGTGCGTGGTGTCGGCATGTTCTGGGCGCTGGAGCTCGTGAAGAACAGGGAGACCCGCGAGCCGCTCGTGCCCTACAACGCGGCGGGCGAGGCGAACGCCCCGATGGCCGCGTTCGGGGCCGCCGCGAAGAAGCAGGGCGTCTGGCCCTTCGTCAACATGAACCGGACGCATGTGGTGCCGCCGTGCAACGTCAGCGAGGCGGAGCTGAAGGAGGGGCTGGCCGCGCTGGACAGCGCGCTCTCCGTGGCGGACGAGTACACGGAGTAA
- a CDS encoding type 1 glutamine amidotransferase family protein, with product MSRKPVHLAVYDTYADWETGHATAYLARAGYEIRTVGPSREPVNSVGGLRVQPACALDDVRPSESSLLILPGADLWTETSAADAAGGDDLAPFARKAREFLDAGVPVAAICGATAGLAREGLLDDRNHTSAVSFYLAATGYGGGERYVDADAVTDRGLITAGPTEPVAFAREIFRLLGVYDGEVLDAWYRLFHDSDAEAYAVLEKAQASG from the coding sequence ATGAGCCGCAAGCCCGTGCATCTCGCCGTGTACGACACCTACGCCGACTGGGAGACGGGACACGCCACGGCCTATCTCGCCCGCGCCGGGTACGAGATCCGGACGGTCGGGCCCTCGCGTGAGCCGGTGAACTCCGTCGGGGGGCTGCGGGTGCAGCCCGCGTGCGCCCTGGACGACGTACGGCCGTCCGAGAGCTCCCTGCTGATCCTGCCGGGCGCCGATCTCTGGACGGAGACATCAGCCGCTGACGCGGCGGGCGGCGACGACCTCGCCCCCTTCGCCCGCAAGGCGCGGGAGTTCCTCGACGCCGGGGTTCCCGTCGCCGCGATCTGCGGGGCCACCGCGGGGCTCGCGCGCGAGGGGCTGCTGGACGACCGGAATCACACCAGTGCCGTGTCCTTCTATCTGGCGGCCACGGGGTACGGCGGCGGCGAGCGGTACGTCGACGCGGACGCCGTGACCGACCGCGGGCTGATCACCGCCGGACCCACCGAGCCGGTGGCGTTCGCCCGGGAGATCTTCCGGTTGCTCGGGGTGTACGACGGCGAGGTGCTGGACGCCTGGTACCGGCTGTTCCACGACTCCGACGCCGAGGCGTACGCCGTGCTGGAGAAGGCGCAGGCGTCCGGGTGA
- a CDS encoding MarR family winged helix-turn-helix transcriptional regulator: MSRERQDLLSRSALGAFRLNGQFLTVAEELAGPAGLTAAWWQVLGAVLGQPLPVAGIAREMGITRQSVQRIADLLVERGLAEYRPNPAHRRAKLLAPTEEGMAAVRRIGPGHAAFADRLAEAFGESELAEAVGMLERLSKVLDQISTGDGRT, translated from the coding sequence GTGAGCCGGGAGCGGCAGGATCTGCTCAGCCGCAGCGCGCTCGGCGCGTTCCGGCTCAACGGCCAGTTCCTCACCGTCGCCGAGGAGTTGGCCGGACCGGCCGGGCTGACCGCCGCCTGGTGGCAGGTGCTCGGCGCGGTGCTCGGTCAGCCGCTGCCGGTCGCCGGGATCGCCCGGGAGATGGGCATCACCCGGCAGAGCGTCCAGCGGATCGCCGATCTGCTGGTGGAGCGGGGGCTGGCCGAGTACCGGCCCAACCCCGCCCACCGCCGCGCCAAGCTCCTCGCGCCGACGGAGGAGGGGATGGCCGCCGTGCGGCGGATCGGCCCGGGCCACGCGGCCTTCGCCGACCGGCTCGCGGAGGCCTTCGGGGAGTCCGAACTCGCCGAAGCGGTAGGGATGTTGGAGCGGCTGTCCAAGGTACTCGACCAGATCTCGACGGGTGACGGTCGGACGTAG
- a CDS encoding SLATT domain-containing protein has translation MGQPEMQPEGLPQDGRADLAGRTFPLGDWGEPAVRLDELYRWVEHGALETAAWYLADRVWKRRGARALRGGAAVGAVTGAVLPLLDLTGVAGAGVAAWGYLGLLLAVACVAVDRYFGVTSGWIRDVATAQAVQRRLLALQFDWASESVREVLGPTEGTAAEATERCLGVLRRFSEDVTELIRVETADWIVEFRNGSAPMAIQGAVTSGGRQDPGGVQGRFPQPPGPPARPNMPRQRPPEPR, from the coding sequence GTGGGTCAGCCGGAGATGCAGCCCGAGGGCCTGCCCCAGGACGGGCGGGCCGATCTGGCCGGGCGGACGTTTCCGCTCGGGGACTGGGGCGAGCCCGCCGTGCGGCTGGACGAGTTGTACCGGTGGGTGGAGCACGGGGCGCTGGAGACCGCGGCCTGGTATCTCGCGGACCGGGTGTGGAAGCGACGGGGCGCGCGGGCCCTGCGGGGCGGGGCCGCGGTGGGGGCGGTGACCGGAGCCGTGCTGCCGTTGCTGGATCTGACGGGGGTGGCCGGGGCCGGGGTCGCGGCCTGGGGCTATCTCGGACTGCTGCTCGCGGTGGCCTGCGTCGCCGTCGACCGGTACTTCGGGGTGACCTCCGGCTGGATAAGGGACGTGGCCACCGCGCAGGCCGTCCAGCGCCGTCTCCTGGCGCTGCAGTTCGACTGGGCCTCGGAGAGTGTGCGCGAGGTGCTCGGACCGACGGAGGGCACCGCGGCGGAGGCGACCGAGCGCTGCCTGGGGGTTCTGCGCCGCTTCTCGGAGGACGTGACGGAGCTGATCCGGGTGGAGACCGCCGACTGGATCGTGGAGTTCCGGAACGGGTCGGCCCCGATGGCCATCCAGGGGGCGGTGACATCCGGCGGCCGTCAGGATCCGGGAGGCGTGCAGGGACGTTTCCCGCAGCCTCCGGGCCCGCCCGCCCGCCCGAACATGCCCCGGCAGCGACCGCCGGAGCCCAGGTGA
- a CDS encoding YbaB/EbfC family nucleoid-associated protein — protein MIPGGGQPNMQQLLQQAQKMQQDLANAQEELARTEVDGQAGGGLVKATVTGAGELRALKIDPKAVDPEDTETLADLIVAAVQAANENAQTLQQQKLGPLAQGLGGGSGIPGLPF, from the coding sequence GTGATCCCCGGTGGTGGCCAGCCCAACATGCAGCAGCTGCTCCAGCAGGCCCAGAAGATGCAGCAGGACCTGGCGAACGCGCAGGAGGAACTCGCCAGGACCGAGGTCGACGGCCAGGCGGGCGGCGGTCTGGTGAAGGCCACCGTCACCGGCGCCGGAGAACTGCGCGCGCTGAAGATCGACCCGAAGGCGGTGGACCCTGAGGACACCGAGACCCTCGCCGACCTGATCGTGGCGGCGGTCCAGGCGGCCAACGAGAACGCGCAGACCCTCCAGCAGCAGAAGCTCGGCCCGCTCGCCCAGGGTCTCGGCGGCGGCAGCGGTATCCCCGGGCTGCCTTTCTAG
- the recR gene encoding recombination mediator RecR codes for MYEGVVQDLIDELGRLPGVGPKSAQRIAFHILQAEPTDVRRLAQCLMEVKAKVRFCATCGNVAQEELCNICRDARRDLSVICVVEEPKDVVAIERTREFRGKYHVLGGAISPIEGVGPDDLRIRELLARLADGTVTELILATDPNLEGEATATYLARMIKPMGLKVTRLASGLPVGGDLEYADEVTLGRAFEGRRLLDV; via the coding sequence TTGTACGAAGGCGTGGTTCAGGACCTCATCGACGAACTGGGGCGGCTGCCCGGCGTCGGTCCCAAGAGCGCCCAGCGGATCGCCTTCCACATCCTCCAGGCGGAGCCGACGGACGTACGGCGCCTGGCGCAGTGCCTGATGGAGGTCAAGGCGAAGGTCCGCTTCTGCGCGACCTGCGGCAATGTGGCCCAGGAAGAGCTGTGCAACATCTGCCGCGACGCCCGCCGCGACCTCTCCGTCATCTGTGTGGTGGAGGAGCCGAAGGACGTGGTCGCCATCGAGCGCACCCGTGAGTTCCGTGGCAAGTACCACGTCCTGGGCGGTGCGATCAGCCCGATCGAGGGTGTCGGTCCGGACGACCTGCGGATACGGGAACTTCTCGCGCGGTTGGCCGACGGGACGGTCACGGAGCTGATCCTGGCCACCGACCCGAACCTGGAGGGCGAGGCCACAGCGACGTACCTCGCCCGCATGATCAAGCCCATGGGCCTCAAGGTCACCCGCCTGGCCAGCGGCCTCCCGGTGGGTGGCGACCTGGAATACGCGGACGAGGTGACCCTCGGCCGCGCCTTCGAGGGGAGACGACTCCTAGATGTCTGA